The following are encoded in a window of Bradyrhizobium guangdongense genomic DNA:
- the argG gene encoding argininosuccinate synthase has translation MTTILKSLPKGEKVGIAFSGGLDTSAALLWMKQKGARCYAYTANLGQPDEADYNEIPRKAEAFGAEKAVLVDCRTQLVHEGIAAIQSGAFHISTGGITYFNTTPLGRAVTGTMLVAAMKEDGVNIWGDGSTFKGNDIERFYRYGLLTNPSLRIYKPWLDQQFIDELGGRAEMSAFMTAQGFAYKMSAEKAYSTDSNLLGATHEAKDLESLDSGIKIVNPIMGVPFWRDDCVVKAEKVVVRFEEGQPVALNGKTFSDPVALFLEANAIGGRHGLGMSDQIENRIIEAKSRGIYEAPGMALLHIAYERLVTGIHNEDTIEQYRISGMRLGRLLYQGRWFDSQALMLRETAQRWVARAVTGEVTLELRRGNDYSILNTESPNLTYAPERLSMEKVEDAAFTPADRIGQLTMRNLDIADTRTKLGLYSKTGLLSGSEGSQIFRLESDKG, from the coding sequence ATGACCACGATCCTGAAAAGCCTGCCCAAGGGTGAGAAAGTCGGCATCGCTTTTTCGGGCGGCCTCGACACCTCAGCAGCGCTGCTCTGGATGAAGCAGAAGGGCGCGCGCTGCTACGCCTATACCGCCAACCTCGGTCAGCCCGATGAGGCCGATTACAACGAGATCCCGCGCAAGGCGGAGGCATTCGGTGCCGAGAAGGCCGTGCTGGTCGATTGCCGGACACAGCTCGTCCACGAGGGCATCGCCGCGATTCAATCAGGCGCCTTCCACATCTCGACCGGCGGCATCACCTATTTCAACACGACGCCGCTCGGGCGGGCGGTGACCGGCACGATGCTGGTGGCCGCTATGAAGGAGGACGGCGTCAACATCTGGGGCGACGGCTCGACCTTCAAGGGCAACGACATCGAGCGCTTCTATCGCTACGGCCTTTTGACCAATCCGTCCTTGCGCATCTACAAGCCCTGGCTCGACCAGCAGTTCATCGACGAGCTCGGCGGCCGCGCCGAGATGTCGGCGTTCATGACCGCGCAGGGCTTTGCCTACAAGATGAGCGCCGAGAAGGCGTATTCGACCGACAGCAATCTGCTCGGCGCCACGCACGAGGCCAAGGATCTCGAGAGCCTCGACAGCGGCATCAAGATCGTCAACCCGATCATGGGCGTGCCGTTCTGGCGCGACGACTGCGTCGTGAAGGCCGAGAAGGTGGTGGTGCGTTTCGAGGAAGGTCAGCCGGTCGCGCTGAACGGCAAGACCTTCTCCGATCCCGTCGCGCTGTTCCTCGAAGCCAACGCCATCGGCGGCCGCCATGGCCTCGGCATGAGCGACCAGATCGAGAATCGCATCATCGAGGCCAAGAGCCGCGGCATCTACGAGGCGCCGGGCATGGCGCTCCTGCATATTGCTTACGAGCGCCTCGTCACCGGCATTCACAACGAAGACACCATCGAGCAGTATCGCATCAGCGGCATGCGCCTCGGGCGTCTGCTCTATCAGGGGCGCTGGTTCGACTCGCAGGCGTTGATGCTGCGCGAGACCGCGCAGCGCTGGGTCGCCCGAGCCGTCACCGGCGAAGTCACGCTCGAGCTGCGCCGCGGCAACGACTATTCTATTTTGAACACGGAAAGTCCGAACCTCACCTATGCGCCGGAAAGGCTCAGCATGGAGAAGGTCGAGGACGCCGCCTTCACGCCGGCCGACCGCATCGGCCAGCTCACCATGCGCAATCTGGACATCGCCGACACCCGCACCAAGCTCGGTCTCTATTCGAAGACCGGTTTGCTCTCGGGCAGCGAAGGCTCGCAGATCTTCCGGCTGGAAAGCGACAAGGGCTGA
- the rlmN gene encoding 23S rRNA (adenine(2503)-C(2))-methyltransferase RlmN encodes MQPTTEPRDAILVEKTPLETYVPLAKPSLIGLSRTELADRLGEIGVAPAQRKMRVQQLWHWLYFRGAQSFDDMTSISKGIRAELAQRFTVDRPEVVAEQISNDGTRKWLLRLPSGDSVEKAHEVECVYIPETDRGTLCVSSQVGCTLNCAFCHTGTQRLVRNLTAGEIVGQIMVARDRLNDWADREDGTRRVTNIVMMGMGEPLYNFDAVRDALLIVGDNEGIGISRRRITLSTSGVVPNIVRAGEEIGVMLAISLHAVRDELRNELVPLNRKYPIKDLLQACRDYPGASNARRITFEYVMLKGVNDSLDDAKLLVKLLKGIHAKINLIPFNPWPGTAYECSDWDQIEKFSEYIFNAGYSSPVRTPRGRDILAACGQLKSETEKLSARERQALRAMAMTD; translated from the coding sequence ATGCAACCGACGACCGAGCCGCGCGACGCAATCCTGGTGGAGAAGACTCCGCTCGAAACCTATGTGCCGCTGGCAAAACCCTCGCTGATCGGATTGTCGCGCACTGAGCTTGCCGATCGCCTCGGCGAGATCGGCGTCGCTCCGGCGCAGCGCAAGATGCGCGTGCAGCAGCTCTGGCACTGGCTCTATTTCCGCGGCGCCCAGAGCTTCGACGACATGACCTCGATCTCGAAGGGCATTCGCGCCGAACTCGCGCAGCGCTTCACCGTCGACCGGCCCGAAGTCGTGGCCGAGCAGATATCCAATGACGGCACCCGCAAATGGCTGCTGCGGCTGCCGAGCGGCGACTCCGTCGAGAAGGCGCACGAAGTCGAGTGCGTCTACATTCCCGAGACCGATCGCGGCACGCTTTGCGTTTCTTCGCAGGTCGGTTGCACGCTGAACTGCGCCTTCTGCCACACCGGCACGCAGCGCCTGGTGCGCAACCTCACCGCCGGCGAGATCGTTGGCCAGATCATGGTCGCGCGCGATCGCCTGAACGACTGGGCCGACCGCGAGGACGGCACGCGCCGCGTCACCAATATCGTGATGATGGGCATGGGCGAGCCGCTCTACAATTTCGACGCGGTGCGCGATGCGCTTCTGATCGTCGGTGACAACGAAGGCATCGGCATCTCCCGCCGCCGCATCACGCTGTCGACCTCGGGCGTGGTGCCGAACATCGTGCGCGCCGGCGAGGAGATCGGCGTCATGCTGGCGATCTCGCTGCATGCGGTGCGCGACGAGCTGCGCAACGAGCTGGTGCCGCTCAACCGCAAATATCCGATCAAGGATCTGCTGCAGGCCTGCCGCGACTATCCCGGCGCCTCGAACGCGCGCCGCATCACCTTCGAATATGTGATGCTCAAGGGCGTCAACGATTCGCTCGACGATGCAAAGCTGCTGGTGAAGCTGCTCAAGGGCATTCACGCCAAGATCAACCTGATCCCGTTCAATCCCTGGCCCGGCACCGCCTATGAATGTTCGGATTGGGACCAGATCGAAAAGTTCTCCGAATACATCTTCAACGCCGGCTATTCCTCGCCGGTGCGCACGCCGCGCGGCCGCGACATCCTCGCTGCCTGCGGCCAGCTCAAGTCGGAGACGGAAAAGCTGTCGGCCAGGGAACGCCAGGCGCTGCGCGCCATGGCGATGACGGATTAG
- a CDS encoding NADPH:quinone oxidoreductase family protein, protein MKAILCSQYCQPDDLVLADVPDPVAGPGEAVIAIKAAALNFFDILMIQGKYQIKPPFPFSPAAEVAGVIESIGPGVTDLKVGDRVVASCGHNGAREKIALPAASIVKIPENLDYDRAAGIIIIYGTALHALEDRASPKPGETLAVLGAAGGTGLAACELGKLMGLKVIACASSDEKLAFAKAHGAELTLNYAKEDLKEGLRKLTDGKGVDIIFDPVGGAYAEQALRSIAWEGRFLVIGFAAGDIPKMPLNLALLKGCDIRGVFWGAWTRVNPAKNRANLEKLVKWTAEGKISSHVDRTFPLAQTADALKVLAGRQAMGKVILHP, encoded by the coding sequence ATGAAAGCCATTCTCTGCTCGCAATATTGCCAGCCCGACGATCTCGTGCTCGCCGATGTGCCGGATCCGGTGGCGGGTCCCGGCGAAGCCGTGATTGCGATCAAGGCGGCGGCCCTGAATTTTTTCGACATCCTGATGATTCAGGGCAAGTACCAGATCAAGCCGCCCTTCCCGTTCTCGCCGGCCGCGGAGGTTGCGGGCGTGATCGAGAGCATCGGCCCCGGTGTCACTGATCTCAAGGTCGGCGACCGCGTGGTCGCGTCGTGCGGCCACAACGGCGCGCGTGAAAAGATCGCCCTGCCGGCGGCATCCATCGTGAAGATCCCCGAGAATCTCGATTACGACCGCGCGGCCGGCATCATCATCATCTACGGCACCGCGCTGCATGCGCTGGAGGATCGCGCCAGCCCCAAGCCGGGCGAGACGCTCGCGGTGCTGGGTGCGGCCGGCGGCACCGGCCTTGCCGCCTGCGAGCTCGGCAAGCTGATGGGCCTGAAAGTGATCGCCTGCGCTTCGTCGGACGAGAAGCTTGCCTTTGCCAAAGCGCACGGCGCCGAGCTGACGCTGAACTACGCCAAGGAAGATCTAAAGGAAGGTTTGCGCAAACTCACCGACGGCAAGGGCGTCGACATCATCTTCGATCCCGTGGGCGGCGCTTACGCCGAACAGGCGCTGCGCTCGATCGCCTGGGAAGGGCGCTTCCTGGTGATCGGCTTTGCCGCCGGCGATATTCCGAAGATGCCGCTGAACCTCGCGCTGCTGAAGGGCTGCGATATCCGCGGCGTGTTCTGGGGCGCATGGACCCGGGTCAATCCCGCCAAGAACCGCGCCAATCTCGAGAAGCTCGTGAAGTGGACGGCGGAAGGAAAGATTTCATCGCATGTCGACCGCACCTTCCCGCTGGCGCAGACCGCCGACGCGCTGAAAGTGCTGGCGGGACGCCAAGCCATGGGCAAGGTGATCTTGCATCCGTGA
- a CDS encoding SDR family oxidoreductase, with product MFETGLLKNKRILVTGGGSGLGAAMGRRFLTLGAELVICGRKRDRLEETATEMRAQTGGKVTISACDIRDGAAVDAMMDAIWREAPLDILVNNAAATFIAQSEHLSFRAADAILAPTLHGAMYCTLAAGKRWIDGRHKGVVLSILSTSTITGRAFTVPSAMAKSAVLAMTKSLAVEWGPKGIRTVAIAPGPFPTPGASGQLRLQGRDDSLMRNPLGRTGDHSELADLASFLISDRAAYINGEMVVIDGGAHLRSSGAEDLLQWSDAQWAEQRAARSKS from the coding sequence ATGTTTGAAACGGGCCTGCTCAAGAACAAGCGCATCCTCGTCACCGGCGGCGGCTCGGGCCTCGGCGCGGCAATGGGCCGACGCTTCCTCACGCTCGGCGCCGAGCTCGTGATCTGCGGCCGCAAGCGCGATCGTCTTGAGGAAACCGCAACCGAGATGCGCGCGCAGACCGGCGGCAAGGTCACGATATCAGCCTGCGATATTCGCGACGGCGCCGCCGTCGACGCGATGATGGATGCGATCTGGCGCGAGGCGCCGCTCGACATCCTCGTCAACAATGCCGCCGCGACCTTCATCGCGCAGAGCGAGCATCTGTCCTTCCGCGCGGCCGATGCCATCCTGGCGCCGACGCTGCATGGGGCGATGTACTGCACGCTCGCCGCGGGCAAACGCTGGATCGACGGTCGGCACAAGGGCGTTGTGCTCTCGATCCTGTCGACCTCGACCATCACCGGCCGCGCCTTCACCGTTCCCTCGGCAATGGCGAAATCGGCGGTGTTGGCGATGACCAAGAGCCTGGCGGTGGAATGGGGGCCGAAGGGCATCCGGACCGTGGCGATCGCGCCGGGGCCGTTCCCGACGCCGGGTGCGTCCGGACAGTTGCGGCTCCAGGGCCGTGACGACAGCCTGATGCGCAATCCGCTGGGCCGCACCGGCGACCATAGCGAGCTGGCCGACCTCGCCAGCTTCTTGATTTCCGATCGCGCCGCTTACATCAACGGCGAGATGGTGGTGATCGACGGCGGCGCGCATCTGCGCAGTTCCGGCGCCGAGGACCTGTTGCAATGGTCGGACGCGCAATGGGCCGAACAACGCGCCGCGCGGTCCAAAAGCTGA
- a CDS encoding pyridoxamine 5'-phosphate oxidase family protein — MANDNARDVDRAWELMKKIGFAMLVTRDGEKLRARPMSAYLDRDANTIYFLTDARRHKDEEIARNPSINLSFADAGSQKYVSLTGTAAISNDRAKIKELFSTPAKAWWDSAEDPNIRVLKVTPDDAEFWDSPGTVISYVKMAAAAVTNTRPDIGDNRKVSM; from the coding sequence ATGGCCAACGACAATGCGCGCGACGTCGATCGCGCCTGGGAGCTGATGAAGAAGATCGGCTTTGCCATGCTGGTGACACGCGACGGCGAAAAGCTGCGCGCGCGGCCGATGAGCGCCTATCTCGATCGCGACGCGAACACGATATATTTCTTGACGGACGCACGGCGTCACAAGGACGAGGAGATTGCTCGCAATCCCTCGATCAACCTGTCATTCGCCGATGCCGGCAGTCAGAAATATGTCTCCCTGACGGGCACTGCGGCCATCTCCAATGACCGGGCCAAGATCAAGGAGCTTTTCTCGACGCCGGCCAAGGCGTGGTGGGACTCTGCCGAAGATCCCAACATTCGCGTGCTCAAGGTCACGCCCGATGATGCCGAGTTCTGGGATTCGCCGGGTACGGTGATCTCCTACGTGAAGATGGCCGCAGCAGCGGTGACGAATACGCGTCCCGACATCGGCGACAATCGCAAGGTCTCGATGTGA
- a CDS encoding phosphatase PAP2 family protein, translating to MNRTGLFIALSLWLVIGVVFGLYPELDLKLAALFFDPATKTFPLKQNGWAEIARDAAMWVSWACVLPSLVALVVKMIRPDRPLMVSGRTIVFLLVTIILSAVILSNLAFKTYWGRPRPVVVTEFAGDQQFVPWWDPRGGCARNCSFFSGEGATAFWTLAPAALAPPAWRPLAYAGAVVFGAVTSGLRMAFGGHFFTDVATAGLVTFVVIWFGFALIYRWPRTRFSDEAVDAALTRLNMPAYRLRQRLFSRKAGPEPSV from the coding sequence ATGAACCGGACTGGACTCTTCATCGCCCTTTCGCTGTGGCTCGTGATCGGCGTCGTTTTCGGCCTCTATCCCGAGCTCGATCTCAAGCTTGCCGCGCTGTTCTTCGATCCTGCGACCAAGACGTTTCCGCTCAAGCAGAACGGCTGGGCCGAGATCGCGCGGGACGCTGCGATGTGGGTCTCCTGGGCTTGCGTGCTGCCGTCGCTGGTCGCACTGGTGGTGAAAATGATCAGGCCCGACCGTCCCCTGATGGTGTCGGGCCGCACGATCGTGTTCCTGCTGGTCACCATCATCCTGTCGGCCGTCATTCTCTCCAACCTCGCCTTCAAGACCTATTGGGGCCGCCCGCGGCCGGTGGTGGTGACCGAGTTTGCCGGCGACCAGCAATTCGTGCCGTGGTGGGATCCCCGCGGCGGCTGCGCGCGCAATTGCTCGTTCTTCTCGGGCGAAGGTGCAACCGCGTTCTGGACGCTGGCGCCGGCCGCGCTGGCGCCGCCGGCGTGGCGGCCGCTCGCCTATGCCGGCGCAGTCGTGTTCGGGGCCGTGACATCAGGACTCCGCATGGCCTTCGGCGGACACTTCTTCACTGACGTCGCGACCGCCGGCCTCGTCACCTTCGTCGTGATCTGGTTCGGTTTCGCGCTGATCTACCGCTGGCCGCGGACCCGGTTTTCGGACGAGGCGGTCGATGCGGCTCTGACCCGTCTGAACATGCCCGCCTACCGGCTCCGCCAGCGCCTGTTCAGCCGCAAGGCGGGTCCCGAGCCCTCGGTTTGA
- a CDS encoding OmpA family protein, with protein MTNLRFVLLATTALTAMQFASSASHAQSAPPLVVAQAQPETGPDGKPKQPPKEAPKGPPPGARPATPPPPPAAPAHPTAPPPAAAPPHPPAAPPPAAAPSRPTPPPPPPATHQAPPPPPPPPAAPKPPTPPPAPQQHAPTPPPPGAAPQQHAPTPPPPPAPQQHAPTPPPPAAAPQQHAPTPPPPPPVTAPGRPAAPPPPPPSAAPGARPAPAPTATPTPSPAAPALRPEATTATPTPTPTPTVTPVRPGAPPAAGAPAPAATPAPTGTPTPVPARPGAPPAAGPTPTPTPAPGGAVAPPGRQGGAPAAGAPTAGTPPVTPQAGAVQRPPAPPPGAAAPTVVPATPAAAPPPNKAQYAPPTVAPAFRAAPAVAAPLPPPPRPPQRDLTPLAFGAGVVAGAVIGATIADYRNQRQEVVEGGRTIYTEPDRIIIRDPSGQEYVRGNDLYRFRYGARDIRTETVGGETRTVVIRPDGSEVITVVGPDGSLLRRIRRDPGGREIIIIDNTYRDPRAVGGFYVDVPPPVVSIPYDRYIVDAQEASPDVIYETMRAPPVQRIERRYSLDEIRYSPNVRMAMPSVDVNTINFETGSWTIPPDQAARLQVIADGINQAIRANPQEVFLIEGHTDAVGNDVDNLSLSDRRAQAAAELLTQQFGVPAENLTSQGYGKQYLKEQTDGPSRINRRVTVRRITPLLNGGQANAAPPPR; from the coding sequence ATGACCAACCTTCGTTTCGTGCTGCTTGCCACGACGGCTCTGACCGCGATGCAATTCGCAAGCTCCGCATCGCACGCGCAATCCGCGCCGCCACTCGTGGTCGCGCAGGCCCAGCCAGAGACGGGCCCTGACGGAAAACCGAAGCAGCCTCCGAAGGAAGCGCCGAAGGGGCCGCCGCCCGGCGCGCGTCCGGCGACGCCGCCTCCGCCGCCTGCGGCTCCCGCCCATCCGACTGCACCGCCGCCCGCGGCGGCACCGCCGCATCCGCCTGCCGCACCTCCGCCGGCTGCCGCGCCGTCACGCCCGACGCCGCCGCCTCCGCCGCCCGCAACTCATCAGGCGCCTCCTCCGCCTCCGCCGCCGCCTGCTGCACCCAAGCCGCCGACGCCGCCTCCGGCGCCGCAGCAGCATGCTCCGACACCACCGCCTCCGGGCGCAGCGCCGCAGCAACATGCGCCGACGCCGCCTCCGCCCCCAGCGCCGCAGCAGCACGCCCCCACACCGCCGCCTCCGGCTGCGGCTCCGCAGCAGCACGCTCCGACACCGCCCCCTCCGCCGCCTGTGACGGCGCCGGGGCGGCCGGCTGCGCCGCCTCCGCCTCCGCCTTCAGCGGCTCCTGGCGCAAGACCCGCGCCAGCTCCGACGGCAACGCCGACGCCGTCGCCCGCAGCGCCGGCACTTCGCCCGGAAGCAACGACTGCTACGCCGACACCCACGCCCACGCCGACTGTGACCCCAGTGCGCCCCGGCGCTCCGCCGGCCGCAGGGGCACCAGCTCCGGCTGCCACGCCGGCACCAACTGGCACCCCGACGCCGGTGCCCGCACGTCCGGGCGCCCCGCCAGCTGCAGGCCCGACTCCGACGCCAACCCCGGCTCCCGGCGGCGCTGTGGCGCCTCCCGGCCGTCAGGGTGGAGCGCCGGCTGCGGGCGCGCCCACGGCTGGAACACCGCCTGTGACGCCGCAGGCGGGCGCCGTGCAGCGTCCCCCGGCACCGCCGCCCGGCGCCGCTGCACCGACGGTCGTCCCGGCCACGCCGGCCGCAGCGCCGCCGCCCAACAAGGCTCAGTACGCCCCGCCGACGGTTGCACCGGCCTTCCGCGCCGCGCCGGCCGTTGCCGCCCCGCTGCCGCCGCCGCCGCGTCCGCCGCAGCGTGACCTGACGCCGCTGGCGTTCGGTGCGGGCGTGGTCGCCGGTGCCGTGATCGGCGCCACCATCGCCGACTACCGCAATCAGCGGCAGGAAGTCGTCGAAGGCGGCCGCACCATCTACACCGAGCCGGACCGCATCATCATCCGCGACCCCAGCGGTCAGGAATATGTCCGCGGCAACGATCTCTATCGCTTCCGCTATGGCGCCCGCGACATCCGCACCGAGACCGTCGGCGGCGAGACCCGCACCGTCGTGATCCGTCCCGACGGCAGCGAGGTGATCACCGTGGTCGGTCCCGATGGTTCGCTGCTCCGCCGAATCCGCAGGGACCCCGGCGGGCGCGAGATCATCATCATCGACAACACCTATCGCGACCCGCGCGCGGTCGGCGGCTTCTATGTCGACGTGCCGCCGCCGGTCGTGAGCATCCCCTACGATCGCTACATCGTCGATGCCCAGGAAGCATCGCCGGACGTGATCTACGAGACGATGCGGGCGCCGCCGGTGCAGCGGATCGAGCGACGCTACTCGCTCGACGAGATCCGCTACTCGCCGAACGTCCGCATGGCGATGCCGAGCGTCGACGTCAACACGATCAACTTCGAGACGGGATCGTGGACCATTCCGCCTGATCAGGCGGCGCGGCTCCAGGTGATCGCCGACGGCATCAACCAGGCGATCCGGGCCAACCCGCAGGAGGTGTTCCTGATCGAGGGCCACACCGACGCGGTCGGCAACGACGTAGACAATTTGTCGCTGTCGGATCGCCGGGCGCAGGCCGCGGCCGAACTACTGACCCAGCAGTTCGGCGTACCTGCCGAGAACCTGACGTCGCAGGGCTACGGCAAGCAGTACCTGAAGGAGCAGACCGACGGCCCGAGCCGGATCAACCGGCGCGTCACCGTCCGTCGCATCACGCCGCTATTGAACGGCGGCCAGGCCAACGCGGCCCCGCCGCCGCGCTGA
- a CDS encoding YkvA family protein, producing MAAEHSVGFEPADRLAEDRESVRRRFWRKLKRVAAQLPFAEDLLAAYYCAFDRQTPRHVQASLLGAIAYFILPFDFIPDVMPVLGFTDDAAVLATAIRMVASHITTEHRDAARAALKRGVDEAEEKAEAA from the coding sequence ATGGCTGCCGAACACAGCGTCGGCTTCGAGCCGGCCGATCGGCTCGCGGAAGATCGGGAGAGTGTTCGACGTCGCTTCTGGCGCAAGCTGAAGCGCGTCGCCGCGCAGCTGCCGTTCGCAGAAGACCTGCTCGCCGCCTATTATTGCGCGTTCGACCGGCAGACGCCGCGCCACGTCCAGGCCTCGCTGCTCGGTGCGATCGCCTATTTCATCCTGCCGTTCGACTTCATTCCCGACGTGATGCCGGTGCTCGGCTTCACCGATGACGCCGCCGTGCTTGCCACCGCCATCCGCATGGTCGCGAGCCACATCACGACAGAGCACCGCGACGCGGCCCGTGCCGCGCTCAAGCGCGGGGTGGATGAGGCGGAGGAGAAGGCGGAGGCGGCGTAA
- a CDS encoding VOC family protein: MIDHMGLSVSDYEAAKAFYSKALAPLDYSLIMEVAAEQTGHAAAAGFGADGKPDFWIGGGGAMNKPVHVAIAAKDRATVDAFYKAAMAAGGRDNGPPGLRPHYHANYYGAFVLDPDGHNIEAVCHAPE; encoded by the coding sequence GATCATATGGGCTTGTCCGTCTCCGACTATGAGGCGGCGAAGGCGTTCTACAGCAAGGCGCTGGCGCCGCTCGATTACAGCCTGATCATGGAGGTGGCGGCGGAGCAGACCGGCCACGCCGCGGCCGCCGGCTTCGGCGCCGACGGCAAGCCGGATTTCTGGATCGGCGGCGGAGGCGCGATGAACAAGCCGGTGCATGTGGCGATCGCTGCGAAAGACCGCGCCACCGTGGATGCGTTCTACAAGGCTGCGATGGCCGCGGGCGGCCGCGACAACGGACCGCCCGGCCTTCGCCCGCATTATCACGCGAACTATTACGGCGCCTTCGTGCTCGACCCGGACGGCCACAACATCGAGGCGGTCTGTCACGCGCCGGAATAG
- a CDS encoding invasion associated locus B family protein translates to MWRVLFLALMTGVTAWGTGDSARAQTAQPAPKTAAKPAAAKTAAKTAAKSEGKSAPSAAVAGGAEPTLIGQFGTWGAYSATPNGKKVCFALAKPSSSKTNPPNRPRDPAYAFVSTRPAEKVNNEVSVMIGYALKPGSESTIEVGGASFAMYTQGDGLWIKNAAEEERMVEAMRKSADLVVKGVSAKGTETTDTFSLKGLAQALDKIAQDCRH, encoded by the coding sequence ATGTGGCGGGTGCTCTTTTTGGCTTTGATGACTGGCGTGACGGCGTGGGGAACAGGTGATTCCGCGCGCGCGCAGACGGCGCAACCGGCGCCGAAGACTGCGGCAAAGCCCGCTGCCGCCAAGACGGCTGCGAAGACGGCAGCCAAGTCCGAGGGCAAATCGGCCCCTTCAGCGGCCGTCGCGGGTGGTGCGGAGCCGACCTTGATCGGCCAGTTCGGCACCTGGGGGGCCTATTCGGCGACACCCAATGGCAAGAAGGTCTGCTTTGCCCTGGCCAAGCCGTCCTCGTCCAAGACCAATCCGCCGAACCGGCCGCGCGATCCCGCCTATGCCTTCGTCTCGACCCGGCCGGCCGAGAAGGTGAACAACGAAGTCTCGGTCATGATCGGCTACGCGCTGAAGCCGGGCTCCGAATCCACCATCGAGGTCGGCGGCGCCTCCTTTGCGATGTACACGCAGGGCGACGGCCTCTGGATCAAGAACGCGGCCGAGGAGGAGCGGATGGTGGAGGCCATGCGCAAATCCGCCGATCTGGTCGTCAAAGGCGTCTCGGCCAAGGGCACGGAGACGACGGATACTTTCTCGCTGAAGGGCCTTGCCCAGGCGCTCGACAAGATCGCGCAGGATTGCAGGCATTAA